The nucleotide sequence GGTATGGATCTCTCCATCATCTTCATCTATTTGCAGTAATTCATTCCCTGTCTTTTCACACCACACCTTAATGTCACTCTTTATACCCTCATCAGTTGAAATAATTTCCAGGATTTGTCCGGTCTGCAACTCTTTTATTTTTTGAGATGCTTTAAAAACAGGCATTGGACAAAGTAATCCGTAACAATCCAACGTAAAATCAGACTCCATAATATAAACGCTCCTTCTTCCGAAATGCAAATCTAAACTAAATCAGTTTGTATAACTTATTAATAATAATGACCTTCTATGTTACAATCAATTGTGTGGGTATTTAAAACAAGTAATCGATTGCAGACTATAATTTTAACTAAACCGGAACTGATAAGATGCAAATGGCCACTCTCCACGCAATTGTACGGGGAAAATACTCGAATATTATATATTTTTTTGTAGATAATGTAAAACAAGTTGTGTAAATTTTACCGAAATCATAAAGATAATAATGGCCTGTATTTGGAGAAATTATGAACGTACTGGCCATACTTATTAATAGGTATATTTATCTTTGATATGACATATACAACAAATGCCAGAATTGTCTATTATAAAGTCGTAAATTTCAGAGAATAGTTGGAATTCACAGGTAAAGACCATCTTCATCATAGACTTACCGATCCTGGATTAAGTGAGAAACAGAAGAGCTGAAGACAAGAAAAAATAAACAAAAGAGATGGAAGAATATTTTTTTCTAGACAATATAGCGACAGCCGACGTAGCAATAGAATCTCGTGGAGACACTCTTGAGGAGTTGTTCTCCGCGTCTGCAACGGCAACTTTTGAAGTAATGGCCGATACCAGAGAAATACAATTGGAAATCAAGAAAGTTCTGCACCTGGAGAATTCAGAAATAGATGGATTGCTGTTTGACTGGCTTGCTGAAATAATATACTTGAAAGATTCAGAATGTATGCTATTTGGTAAATATGTTATAAATGTAACAAAAAATAGAAATTACCAACTCGATGCTGAAATATTTGGCGAAGAGATTAATCAGACCAGACATGACCTCAGATGTGATGTAAAGGCAATAACCTTTCATCTATTCGAAGTGTACAAAAAGAACGGCAAATGGATATCCAGATTTATTTTGGATCTGTAAATTAAATTAAAGGCGATAAAATGGAAACCAGCATGAAAGTCAATAAAATTTCAGACTGTCTATGGGAAATCCCGAAGACAGAAAAAGAAGGCATGCTTGTCCCGGCAAGAATATATGCAAACGATACACTTTTCGAGAGCATGGATAAAGGTGTCTTTGAGCAAATTACAAATGTCGCCTGTCTGCCCGGTATTCAGAAATACGCGCTCTGTATGCCTGATGGTCATTGGGGATATGGGTTTCCCATTGGTGGTGTAGCCGCTTTTGATACCAAAGATGGTATTATCTCTCCGGGGGGAATAGGCTTTGACATAAATTGCGGAATGAGATTGATTACTACAAATTTAAAAGCAGAAGAAGTAAAACCCCGGATCAGGGAACTTATTAATGAGTTGTTCCGAGCGGTACCTGCGGGAGTGGGAGCCAAAGGGACCCTGAAAGCTTCAGTAACACAGCTTAAAGGAATTATGGAAAGAGGGGTTGACTGGTGTATAGAAAATGGTTATGGCTGGCCTCAAGACCGCGAAAAGATAGAAGAGTGTGGGCATATACCAGGCGCAGATCCATCAAAGGTAAGTGAAAAGGCGATATCAAGAGGAGCAAACCAACTGGGAACTCTTGGCTCCGGGAACCATTACCTGGAGGTCCAGATGGTAAAAATAGATAATATTTTCGACGAGAAGACGGCAGGCATATTTGGGATCAGCGAAAAAAATCAGATAGTAATTATGGTGCATTGCGGATCGAGAGGTTTTGGGCATCAAGTCGCAACAGATTATCTGAAGGTATTCGATAAAGCAATGAAGAAGTATGGTATGACCGTAAAAGACAGAGAACTTGCATGCGCGCCTTTTAAATCATCGGAAGGTTCTGACTATTACAAGGCAATGTTGTGCGCCGCAAATAGCGCCTTTGCAAACAGGCAGATCATTACTCACAGGATCAGAGAAAGCTTCTCAAAAGTCTTTAATACCAGTGCGGAAAACCTTGGAATAGAGATTGTGTATGATGTTGCTCACAATATCGCAAAGGTAGAAAAATATAAAATTGACGGTAAAGAGAAAGAGGTTTTGGTCCATAGAAAAGGCTCAACAAGGTGCTTTGGGCCCGGCAGGAAGGAGCTTCCGGAAATATACAGAAGCGTAGGACAACCTGTTATTGTAGGCGGTTCTATGCAAACCGGTTCTTATCTACTGGCAGGTACTGAAAAAGCAATGCAAGAGACATTTGGCTCAACAATGCATGGCGCGGGCAGGACTATGTCAAGACACGCCGCCAAGAAGAGAGTAAGAGGTGATCAACTCCTGAAGACTATGGCTAAAGACGGCATTCATGTTAAGACCGCCTCAATGTCCGGCCTGGCAGAAGAAGCCGGTATTGCTTATAAAAACATTTCAGAGGTAGTTGAAACTATGGACGGTTTGGGTATAACAAAAAAAGTAGTGAAGCTGAAACCCATCGGGAATATTAAAGGATAACTATTTTAAACAGGAGAAAACAATGCACTTGCCAGATTGGATACAAAAAATACCTGTTTCAGCAAAGGGTATTATAAGCGCACCTTTATCTTTATTCTCAAGGCGTTCTTCTAAAGGACTACAAACAGAGGATGGTTACAAGGACAACGAAAATGATAAAAACATAGAGACTTATGACCTTACCTTAATAAATACGGAAGAACTTGCAGAAAAACTCTCCAGGCATCTTCCTGAGCAGCTATCATCCCATGAAAAAAAGGCTGAAATGCAAGAGCTTGAAAACACTATTAAACGGTTACAACAGAGCAACTCTGATGAATACAAACATAAGGTTTTGCGGGAATTAAGCAAAGGTAAGATCACTGAAGCAGCAGATATATTGAATAAAACAACTCAACATCTAATGACTTCATCAATGCAACCACCAAAGCAACCATCTAAGAAAACGGCCCTGGACTGGATTGACGTAGGAAACATCATGTTATTAAAAGGCCCGCATAAATCATTAACCGCATTTAGAAAAGCCGTAAAAATGGATAATCTCAATACTGAAGCATGGCACCGATTAGGCCGTGTTTCGTATTGGACAGGAAATCTAAAGGAATCAAGACAAGCCTATGAACAAATCCTTGAATTGGAAGGAAAAGACGAACCACTTAAGGCTATGAGCTACAGTAACCTTGGGACTATCTATAAAAAGAGTGGCCAACTGGACAAGGCTGAAGAGTCTTATTTGGAATCACTCGAAATTAGTGAAACTCTTGATCTACAGGAAGAGATGGCTTTTGCGAACGGTAATCTTGGTATCATCTATTACACACGTGGAGAATATGACAAGGCTGAAGAGTTCTATCAGAAATCACTTGAAATCAACAAAACCCTCAACCAACAGGAAGGCATGGCTACTCAATACTGCAATCTAGGTATTATTTATAAAAAACGAGGAGACGTTGACAAGGCAAAACAATTTTACCAGAAATCACTTGAGATTAATAAGTCCATTGGACAAAAAAGAGGCATAGCTTCAGGTTACGGCAATCTTGGCAACATCTATAAAATCCGTGGTGAGCTTGACAAGGCAGAAGAATTTCATCTAAAATCACTTGAAATTAATAAATCTCTCGCACAAAAAAGAGGTATGGCTACAGATTATGGCAATCTTGGCAATGTTTATAAAATCCGTGGAAAATTGAACAAAGCCTGCAACTATTGGGAAAAAAGCCTGGAGTTGTTTTCTAATCTTAAAGCAGAAGAACAGGTCAATTTGACTAAAAAATTAATTGCCGAAAACGGTAAAACAGATAAATAAAACAGGACGCTCTTCATACCTGTTTACTACCCTTATCAGTATAATATCTGAAGTCCTCTAGAAAAGATCTCGGCACCTTTTGTCCGGGGAAGCAAGGACAGTAATGTTTATGTAACGAAATATGTAGGATAATTTATTTATGGCAAAAATAGGTGTATTTAACAATTTAAGAGTAGTCAAGGAAGTTGCTTTCGGAGTTTACCTTGACGGGGGAGAGCATGAAGAAATACTGCTTCCGAACAGGTACGTCCCCGATAATTGTAAAGTGGGTGATAATATCAGGGTCTTTATCTACCTTGATTCAGAAGACCGTTTTATAGCTACTACCGAAAGACCCTATGCAATGGTTGGAGACTTTGCCTTGCTGAAGGTTGTTGCGGTTGAGTCTGTTGGGGCATTCCTCGACTGGGGTTTACCGAAGGACCTGCTGGTACCTTTCAGCGAACAATTTCCAATAATGGAAAAAGGCAAATCGTATATAGTCAAAATCTATGTTGATAAAAAAAGCAACCGCATTGCGGCCACCACGAGACTGGACAGATACCTTGACAACATCCCGGGTAACTTTAACGCGGGACAGGAAGTAGAACTGCTCATATGCAACCAAACAGATATTGGCTACAAAGCAATTATTAACGGTACACATTGGGGAGTGCTCTATTCAAACGAAGTGTTTCAAACATTAAAGAGTGGCCAGAAGATAAAAGGATATATCAAAAAAGTGAGGGATGATAATAAAATAGACCTTAGTCTGCATAAACCCGGCTATGAAAAAGTAGATGACGTAACGGAAACAATCCTTACTGTGTTGAAAGAGCAAGGTGGGTACATCCCGGTAACAGATAAAAGCTCCCCGGAAACAATTTACAAGCTATTCGGAGTAAGCAAAAAGACGTACAAAAAAGCGATAGGTGCTATTTATAAGAAAAAACTTATTACTATCGAAAATGATGGTATTAAACTTATCAGTAAATGAGATTTAAATTCGAACTCAGGACTACTCCGACCGCATTCAGCCCCCCCCCATTTTTGCTTGACTCGCTTGCTTTATTGCTTTATCATCCAACTTAATTTCCGATGAACATTGAGGAGAAATGCTATGGAAAATCAAGATATCAGATGGGTCCAAAGATTTCAGAATTTCGAAAAAGCATTTTTACTGCTACAAGAAACTCTACAAATTGAAAGTCCATCTGTAGTAGAACGGGCAGGCATGATGCAGTTTTTTGAAATGACATTTGAGTTGGCATGGAAGCTATTAAAAGATTACGAAGAAGAAGAGGGTTTCACTGTCAATAGCCCGAGAGATGCGATTAAGCAGGCATTTCAGGCAAACACCATCACTTCCGGACATACCTGGTTAGACGCTTTATCAGATAGAAACTTCACTACGCATACTTATCACGAGAAAACTGCTGTTGAAATGGAAGAAAAAATACGCAATAAATATTTCCTTATCCTGGAAAAACTATATGTAGATTTTAAAAATAGAGTGGACAAAGAATGAAATATGGGCTGCTAGATAGAGATATCAAATACATTATTGAATCAATTAAAACATTCAGTGAAATAACGGAAGTCATTTTGTTTGGTTCTCGCGCAAAAGGATCTTCAAAAATGGATCAGATGTGGACATGGCCATTATGGGAGAAAATGTAACTCATTATACAGTAACCCGCCTCTCGTATCTTTTAAATGAAGAAAAACCTTTACCTTACTACTTCGATATTGTTCATTACGAAAAAATAGACGAACCAAAGCTGATAGAACATATCGATCGAGTAGGGATTGTCTTTTATCACCATTTGCACACAAAACATATTGCATCGATTAAATAAATATCTTGTTCCGAAATCTCAAATCGCAAGTTTCATGTCCTCTCTTTTTTCTTTACTTCAATAAAAACTATTTGCAAATGTGTTGCATTTGTGAGACAATTATCACATGGAAAAATCAGCAACTGTTCATGCCAGAATTGAACCAAAAACTAAAAAGAAAGCTGAAGGGGTTTTGAAAAAACTAGGAATGAGCCCTACTGAGGCCATCCGGCTCTTTTATAATCAAATATGCCTTTGTGGCGGCATTCCCTTCCCTCTTCTCATCCCTAATGAGACGACAAAAAAAACCTTGAAAAAGAGCAGTCAGGACGAAGATGTCCAATCCTTTGATTCCCTAGAAGAAATGTTTGATAGTTGGGAAAAATGAAAAGACTGTCCCAGTCCAACCAGTTCTTAAAAGATATTAAAAGGATGAGAAAACGGGGTAAGGATATCGAGAAGTTGCAATCCGTGATAACGAAACTTGCCAATAATGAGACTCTCCATCCCAAGCATAGAGACCACCCGTTGTTGGGAGAATGGAAAAACTGTCGGGATTGCCACATTGACCCGGATTGGATTCTCGTTTATTACACCGATTCAATTACTCTTCGTCTGGAACGTACTGGTAGCCATAGCGACCTGTTTAAATAAAATTCAAATTGAAGATTTATTTTTAAGATGGAGAGGAGTAGAAAATGAGTTGGCGAACTGAATGGAAGGCTATATCGGACCGTATTGACAGTATCTTGGAAGCTGGTAGCTTTTATGCGCAGTTTGGAAATTCCTCTGATGGCGGAAGCGCTGCACACAAAGGATTGATTCCCACTGCAAAAGAAATTCGTACTTCTACTGAAGACTTTAATAATAAATACACACAATTGTTACCAGTTTCAGCAACTTCATACCTAGATAAGTTCATTAGTGATGCACCAGAGTTTTTTGAGAATAGTAATGTGAAATCTCCATATTTAATGGCTCGGGTAACACTTACATTATTATCCGTATTCCGCGCCGATTTTACCTATAAGATCACCGATATATCTGAGCTTGCCCGACGCCTTTCTGAACATGCCTTTTCGCACCTCCAGAGAAGTATTGTCGCTGACCCAACCATCAAATCAAAATGGCAAGATGCCTTTAAAAATGGTGAAACTACGTGTGGAAAACTAGGAGCAGCACATCTTCTTCAACATGGAATATGGGCTTTTAAAGTAAAAGAAGCAGGTGAAACACCATCTAAGATAGTAAATCAACTGAAGAAAGATAAGAAATAAATGTTCAAAGAGTTCGAGAAAATAAATTCACGCCCTACGCCTTTTCAATTTTACACAGCAGATGCGCTATGGACGGATAATCATACCTCCAGTAAGATACTTGAGTCCGACCTGAATGAAGATATTGAAGTTTCGATTCAAAACAGAGAGTTCATAAATCGCTCAATAGGTTGGATAGTCACTCGTTTCGGGATAGTCAAGAACAGCCTGGTTGCAGATTTTGGTTGTGGTATGGGTTCGTATGCAACCCGGCTTGCAGAGAAAGGAGCCGATGTTACCGGAATAGATTTTTCCGAGAGGTTTATTCAACATGCAAAGGGAGTGGCAAAACAGAAAGGGTTAGCTATTAAATATGTTCAGCAAAACTATCTTGAGTTCGAGACAGAGGAACGGTTTGACCTGATAACATTGCTCTTGTGTGATTTCTGCGCATTGAACCCGTCACAGAGAAAGACCATGCTGAAAAAGTTTTATACATTTCTCAATCCCGGTGGTTCTGTTCTCCTTGATGTCTATTCAATGAATGCCTTTGACCAGAGAGAAGAGACAGAAAAATACGAACACTGCCGTCTCGATGGCTTCTGGTCACCTGAGAATTATTACTGTTTTCAAAATATATTGAAATATGACGAAGAAAAAGTAGTACTGGACAAATACACAATAATTGAAGAGAAGCGAACACGTATTGTATACAACTGGTTACAATACTATAGCAAAGACTCCCTCAAAAAGGAATTTGAAGAGAGTGGTTTTACTGTTGAAGGTTTCTATTCTGATCTTATCGGTACTCCCATCAGCCCGGAATCTCTGGAAATTGTTATTATCGCGAAGAAACCTTGATGGAACATAACCAATTTACCAATAACCTAATTATCCCTTGACTTAATTTCGTTTAATAGGTTAGATTCTACTGCTTATTAATAGATTTTTATTGGATAAAACATGTTGAAGAGAAGAAGAAACTACAATTTACAATACTTTTTATGTTACATGGCCTTATTGATATGCACCGGTCTTGTCGCACTAATGTGCGGTTGTGCATCAAATAAACCTTCAAGAGTGGGAAAAGCGACAGTTAATGCTGCTATAAATAGTGCTCCCAACACTGTAGCAGGAACAGTTCAAGGAGCAACATCAACTGCAATAATGGGTGGAAATGTACTACAAGGTGCTCATAAAGGTGTTGGATCAAGCGCGGCAAGCTCTGCAGGCTCCACAGCAGCAGCAATTACTCGTGAACTGTTAAAGTGATTTGCCGGGAATAGGGACAATATATTCTGCATAACAGAGTAGAAAATAAACACTATAGAGATAAAAAAAAGAGACATCTAATTTAATCCACCCCCCCTCCCTGTTCTTCCTGACAATCGAACATTTGTCAGGAAGATTATCACATTCGCTTCTTCTAAACATAAAATCTACATTGACAACATTTCCTTAAAGAATTAGTATTAGCATGAATACACAATTTTTTTCAAAAAATCCCGGCACATCATTAAAGAAGCCGGATTCATATAAAAGCTACTAATTATAGAAACAACAATTTATATATCTGTAGGGGCAATTCTTAAATTTCCCCTACGGAACATGGATTAAAAAAAAGGAGAAATCATGATAAGTGTTGATGAAGCATTAAAGATTGTTTTGAGAAAGGGGAAAAAGTTACCACCAAAGAAAGTAAAACTGGAGGACTCTGCAGGACTCTGCCTGGCAGAGGGCATAAAGTCAGATTTGAATATGCCGCCATTTAACAGATCCGCAATGGATGGATACGCGGTAATAGCAAAAGATATAAAACCACCGGTGGAGCTTGAAGTCATAGAAAGTATACGTGCCGGATACAATCCGAAGAAAAAAATCGGTAGAGGGCAGGCATCTAAGATTATGACAGGCGCAGTAGTACCAGATGGCGCAGACGCTGTTATAAAAGTAGAAGAGACAAAGGCTTTAGATGGTGACAAAAAAGTACGTATCCTGAAGAAAACTGAAAAGGGTGCAAACATTGCCAGGAAAGGAGAGGACGTTCGTGTGGGCAAAACCGTCCTGCCAAAAGGGACAAAGATCAGAGCTCAGGAGACCGGTATCCTTGCGGCAGTGGGTAAAAGCAATGTTACCGTTTACTCAACACCGAGTATCGGTATTATCTCAACAGGTGATGAATTGGTGGATATTGCTCGTAAACCTAAACCATGGCAGATACGTAACAGTAACAGTTACTCCCTCGCTGCTCAAGCCAGACAGATCGTCAAAGATGTTGAAATCCTTGGAAGGGTTAATGATAAAAAAAGTGAAATAAGAAAATTAATTCAGAAAGGTTTAAAGAAAGATATATTGATACTGTCCGGTGGAGTATCAATGGGAGAATACGATCTAGTCGGAGAGGTGTTACTGGACCTTGGTGTCAAGATATTTTTTGAGAAAGTGGCCCTTAGGCCCGGTAAACCCACAGTATTTGGTATGAAGGGCGATAAACTGATTTTTGCGCTTCCGGGGAACCCTGTGTCAACTTTTGTTACCTTTGAATTATTTGTAAAACCATGCGTTAAAAAAATGATGGGCTATACATCATATGAACATCCGATAATCCATGCTGAGCTGGAGAAAGCAATTAATATGAAGAAAAAGCGGCGTGAATATCGTCCGGCATTATTAAAGCAGGAGGGAACAGGTTGGAAGGTCTCTCTCGTGGACTGGCACGGTTCCGGAGATCTGTTCTCATTAACCGGAGCTAATGGGCTACTGATTATAAATGAGTCAGTTGAAAAGTTAAATGCGGGAGACATGGTTGAGGTAATGTTGACGGACGGTTTACTTTAGAAAATCAGTTATTAATTCTTGATTGCAGAGACCGCCTGTCCGACAGTTTGTTGCGCGGGTGTAACTGCTTTAATCCGCATCATCATGCCAACCCGGAAAGGCCGTTTGGACAGGGATGATGCACTCCATATTGATTAGGAAAAAACATATTGTACAAAAAACATTTTTACGTAAATCTCTTCCTCTCTTTTCTCACGGTCCTCCTTCTTTCCTTCTCATTTCCATCACCATGTGTAAGTTATCTGGCCTGGATTGCTCTGGTACCATGGTTCATAATAATATCAACCGGTTACAGGACAGGACTGTTTTCTTATTTAACAGGTCTTCTGTTTTTTGCCTTCAACTTAACATGGCTCTGGTTTGTTACAGGTTTTGGCTGGATATTGTTGGCTCTTTTTTTAGCGCTTTTTTTCTATTTTTTTGGCCTTGTCATACATTATGTGCGCAGGTGGCTGCGGCTGCCTCATCTCTTTATCGCCCCATTTGTCTGGGTGACATTTGAATATTTGAGATCCTTTCCATATTTTGGTTTCCCATGGTTTTTTGTTGGACACACTCAATATTTACATCTACCTTTGATACAGATTGCCGACATTACAGGCATGTACGGTATATCGTTTCTCATCGTTACCGTCAATGCCGCAATTGCGGATTTGATAGAGTATTTTCTGTTCAAATATTTTCCTGGATCAGAGATAGTGCCTTCTATTCTTTCAGAAAAGAGGGGAATGGCATTACGGATCACAATAATTGTACCTTGTTCCCTGATATCTTTAATTCTTACCTATGGTTATTTTGATCTCAAAGGTAAACCCGCATCACCCAATGGTCCGGACATCTGTGTTGTCCAGGGAAATATACCGCAAGGTGTCAAGATCAAGGCGAATAAAGAGCAGAGGAAAAAGATATTATCGAAATATACAGATCTTTCTCTACAAGCGGCCGGGAAAAAAACCGACATTATTGTCTGGCCTGAAACTATGGTTCCGGGTATCCTTAATATTGATCCTAAAATCCTTAACAGGGAGATTGACAATTTGTCTAAAGAATCAGTCCGGATTATAACAGACGCTACCTATGCTAATTTACTACTTGGAGGTACGGCAATAGATGTTCGAGATGCTTCTGCCCTGTATTTTAATACAGCATTCTATTTTGACAGAAATGGTAGCTATATAAACCGTTATGACAAAATATATCTCGTCCCATTTGGAGAATTCATCCCTTTTGAAAAGTGGCTCTCATTTTTTTCTTACCTGGTACCGTATAGTGTAAGTTTAAGCGGAGGCGAGCAGAGAACGATATTTGAACTTGATACCGGGAAAGGCAGCAGAAATTGTAAATTTGGAGTAATTATTTGTTATGAAGATACGGTTGCGTCTTTAGTAAGGAAATTCAGAAAAGATGGCGCTGACTTTATGATAAATATCACAAATGATGCGTGGTTTCACAACAGCTCTGAACTTGACCAGCATCTGGCAGTGATGGTATTCAGA is from Candidatus Scalindua japonica and encodes:
- a CDS encoding sulfurtransferase TusA family protein; protein product: MESDFTLDCYGLLCPMPVFKASQKIKELQTGQILEIISTDEGIKSDIKVWCEKTGNELLQIDEDDGEIHTFIRKLASDE
- a CDS encoding archease, whose product is MEEYFFLDNIATADVAIESRGDTLEELFSASATATFEVMADTREIQLEIKKVLHLENSEIDGLLFDWLAEIIYLKDSECMLFGKYVINVTKNRNYQLDAEIFGEEINQTRHDLRCDVKAITFHLFEVYKKNGKWISRFILDL
- a CDS encoding RtcB family protein, whose protein sequence is METSMKVNKISDCLWEIPKTEKEGMLVPARIYANDTLFESMDKGVFEQITNVACLPGIQKYALCMPDGHWGYGFPIGGVAAFDTKDGIISPGGIGFDINCGMRLITTNLKAEEVKPRIRELINELFRAVPAGVGAKGTLKASVTQLKGIMERGVDWCIENGYGWPQDREKIEECGHIPGADPSKVSEKAISRGANQLGTLGSGNHYLEVQMVKIDNIFDEKTAGIFGISEKNQIVIMVHCGSRGFGHQVATDYLKVFDKAMKKYGMTVKDRELACAPFKSSEGSDYYKAMLCAANSAFANRQIITHRIRESFSKVFNTSAENLGIEIVYDVAHNIAKVEKYKIDGKEKEVLVHRKGSTRCFGPGRKELPEIYRSVGQPVIVGGSMQTGSYLLAGTEKAMQETFGSTMHGAGRTMSRHAAKKRVRGDQLLKTMAKDGIHVKTASMSGLAEEAGIAYKNISEVVETMDGLGITKKVVKLKPIGNIKG
- a CDS encoding tetratricopeptide repeat protein translates to MHLPDWIQKIPVSAKGIISAPLSLFSRRSSKGLQTEDGYKDNENDKNIETYDLTLINTEELAEKLSRHLPEQLSSHEKKAEMQELENTIKRLQQSNSDEYKHKVLRELSKGKITEAADILNKTTQHLMTSSMQPPKQPSKKTALDWIDVGNIMLLKGPHKSLTAFRKAVKMDNLNTEAWHRLGRVSYWTGNLKESRQAYEQILELEGKDEPLKAMSYSNLGTIYKKSGQLDKAEESYLESLEISETLDLQEEMAFANGNLGIIYYTRGEYDKAEEFYQKSLEINKTLNQQEGMATQYCNLGIIYKKRGDVDKAKQFYQKSLEINKSIGQKRGIASGYGNLGNIYKIRGELDKAEEFHLKSLEINKSLAQKRGMATDYGNLGNVYKIRGKLNKACNYWEKSLELFSNLKAEEQVNLTKKLIAENGKTDK
- a CDS encoding CvfB family protein; this translates as MAKIGVFNNLRVVKEVAFGVYLDGGEHEEILLPNRYVPDNCKVGDNIRVFIYLDSEDRFIATTERPYAMVGDFALLKVVAVESVGAFLDWGLPKDLLVPFSEQFPIMEKGKSYIVKIYVDKKSNRIAATTRLDRYLDNIPGNFNAGQEVELLICNQTDIGYKAIINGTHWGVLYSNEVFQTLKSGQKIKGYIKKVRDDNKIDLSLHKPGYEKVDDVTETILTVLKEQGGYIPVTDKSSPETIYKLFGVSKKTYKKAIGAIYKKKLITIENDGIKLISK
- a CDS encoding nucleotidyltransferase substrate binding protein translates to MENQDIRWVQRFQNFEKAFLLLQETLQIESPSVVERAGMMQFFEMTFELAWKLLKDYEEEEGFTVNSPRDAIKQAFQANTITSGHTWLDALSDRNFTTHTYHEKTAVEMEEKIRNKYFLILEKLYVDFKNRVDKE
- a CDS encoding type II toxin-antitoxin system RelB/DinJ family antitoxin, which codes for MEKSATVHARIEPKTKKKAEGVLKKLGMSPTEAIRLFYNQICLCGGIPFPLLIPNETTKKTLKKSSQDEDVQSFDSLEEMFDSWEK
- a CDS encoding type II toxin-antitoxin system YafQ family toxin, which translates into the protein MKRLSQSNQFLKDIKRMRKRGKDIEKLQSVITKLANNETLHPKHRDHPLLGEWKNCRDCHIDPDWILVYYTDSITLRLERTGSHSDLFK
- a CDS encoding class I SAM-dependent methyltransferase, giving the protein MFKEFEKINSRPTPFQFYTADALWTDNHTSSKILESDLNEDIEVSIQNREFINRSIGWIVTRFGIVKNSLVADFGCGMGSYATRLAEKGADVTGIDFSERFIQHAKGVAKQKGLAIKYVQQNYLEFETEERFDLITLLLCDFCALNPSQRKTMLKKFYTFLNPGGSVLLDVYSMNAFDQREETEKYEHCRLDGFWSPENYYCFQNILKYDEEKVVLDKYTIIEEKRTRIVYNWLQYYSKDSLKKEFEESGFTVEGFYSDLIGTPISPESLEIVIIAKKP
- the glp gene encoding gephyrin-like molybdotransferase Glp — encoded protein: MISVDEALKIVLRKGKKLPPKKVKLEDSAGLCLAEGIKSDLNMPPFNRSAMDGYAVIAKDIKPPVELEVIESIRAGYNPKKKIGRGQASKIMTGAVVPDGADAVIKVEETKALDGDKKVRILKKTEKGANIARKGEDVRVGKTVLPKGTKIRAQETGILAAVGKSNVTVYSTPSIGIISTGDELVDIARKPKPWQIRNSNSYSLAAQARQIVKDVEILGRVNDKKSEIRKLIQKGLKKDILILSGGVSMGEYDLVGEVLLDLGVKIFFEKVALRPGKPTVFGMKGDKLIFALPGNPVSTFVTFELFVKPCVKKMMGYTSYEHPIIHAELEKAINMKKKRREYRPALLKQEGTGWKVSLVDWHGSGDLFSLTGANGLLIINESVEKLNAGDMVEVMLTDGLL
- the lnt gene encoding apolipoprotein N-acyltransferase produces the protein MYKKHFYVNLFLSFLTVLLLSFSFPSPCVSYLAWIALVPWFIIISTGYRTGLFSYLTGLLFFAFNLTWLWFVTGFGWILLALFLALFFYFFGLVIHYVRRWLRLPHLFIAPFVWVTFEYLRSFPYFGFPWFFVGHTQYLHLPLIQIADITGMYGISFLIVTVNAAIADLIEYFLFKYFPGSEIVPSILSEKRGMALRITIIVPCSLISLILTYGYFDLKGKPASPNGPDICVVQGNIPQGVKIKANKEQRKKILSKYTDLSLQAAGKKTDIIVWPETMVPGILNIDPKILNREIDNLSKESVRIITDATYANLLLGGTAIDVRDASALYFNTAFYFDRNGSYINRYDKIYLVPFGEFIPFEKWLSFFSYLVPYSVSLSGGEQRTIFELDTGKGSRNCKFGVIICYEDTVASLVRKFRKDGADFMINITNDAWFHNSSELDQHLAVMVFRAVENRTSITRAANSGISSFIAPNGEIYDYLHSKKKYKEIEGILCNKIRFENSANSWYTNHGDVFAISCVSVTAVLFLAALTKRIFA